The proteins below are encoded in one region of Takifugu rubripes chromosome 1, fTakRub1.2, whole genome shotgun sequence:
- the dnajb11 gene encoding dnaJ homolog subfamily B member 11 codes for MASRGINICGVCYLLLYVITVVLGGRDFYKILGVSKSASIRDIKKAYRKLALQLHPDRNQDDPKAQDKFADLGAAYEVLSDEEKRKQYDAYGEEGLKEGHHGSHNDIFSSFFGDFGFMFGGNRQQQDRNIPRGNDIILDLEVTLEEVYSGNFVEVVRNKPVAKEAPGKRKCNCRQEMRTTQLGPGRFQMTQETVCDECPNVKLVNEERTLEVEIEQGVRDEMEYPFIGEGEPHIDGEPGDLRFRIKVLKHPLFERRGDDLYTNVTISLVEALVGFEMDIVHLDGHKVHIVRDKITKPGARMWKKGEGLPNFDNNNIRGSLIITFDVEFPGTQLDEQQKDGIRGLLKQSSVQKIYNGLQGY; via the exons ATGGCTTCCAGAGGAATTAATATTTGCGGTGTATGCTACCTGCTTCTTTACGTTATCACGGTGGTTCTTGGGGG GCGAGACTTCTATAAGATTCTGGGGGTGAGTAAGAGTGCGTCCATCAGGGACATCAAAAAAGCGTACAGAAAGCTGGCTCTTCAGCTGCACCCGGACAGGAACCAAGACGACCCCAAAGCTCAAGACAAATTCGCTGACTTGGGGGCAGCTTATGAG GTGCTCTCtgatgaggaaaaaaggaaacaatacGATGCTTATGGAGAAGAGGGGCTCAAAGAGGGGCACCATGGATCTCATAACGATATCTTCTCAAG ctTCTTTGGTGACTTTGGCTTCATGTTTGGAGGCAAccgacagcagcaggacagaaacatCCCCAGAGGAAACGACATCATACTAGACCTGGAGGTCACTCTCGAGGAGGTCTACTCTGGAAACTTTGTCGAG GTTGTACGCAACAAGCCTGTAGCCAAAGAAGCCCCCGGTAAGAGGAAGTGTaactgcagacaggaaatgaggacaACACAGCTCGGACCAGGTCGGTTCCAGATGACCCAGGAGACAGTTTGTGACGAGTGCCCCAATGTGAA GTTGGTAAATGAGGAGAGGACGCTGGAGGTAGAAATTGAGCAGGGGGTTAGAGATGAAATGGAGTACCCTTTCATTGGAGAAG GCGAGCCGCACATTGATGGTGAACCTGGAGATCTACGCTTCCGTATTAAAGTGTTAAA ACATCCGCTGTTCGAACGCAGAGGAGATGACCTGTACACCAATGTCACCATCTCGCTAGTGGAGGCCCTGGTTGGCTTTGAGATGGATATTGTTCATTTGGATGGACACAAG GTCCACATTGTGAGGGATAAAATCACCAAGCCTGGAGCTCGGATGTGGAAGAAAGGTGAAGGTTTGCCAAACTTTGACAACAATAACATCAGAGGTTCCCTGATTATCACGTTTGATGTGGAATTCCCCGGGACACAGCTCGACGAACAACAGAAAGATG GTATCCGGGGCCTTCTAAAGCAGAGCTCTGTGCAGAAGATTTACAACGGACTACAAGGATACTGA